From Bombyx mori chromosome 3, ASM3026992v2, the proteins below share one genomic window:
- the LOC101740056 gene encoding PI-PLC X domain-containing protein 3 codes for MSEDGAAQNFRLESWMSDLPIQLKDIPIIYLAIPGSHDSMTYGITKSSGLAPDAEPILHRLYPLFRGTILRWTITQALDTKQQLLIGIRYLDLRIATKSGEDHFYFTHGVYAAEITEALKQVKEFVDEHPGEVVILDCQHFYGFQPEDHQRLMRLLLNMYGPILVPRQLDLKAVTLNALQRLKQQVIVVYRHESVYATGEFWPPQTLPSPWPRQDRAPGLLAFLGALCRHPSAGFVHQAVLTPTPAFIVLRWISSLRDKCALPVINDVLPKLSDFSPGPPAPDNETFSRAPVNVVIADFVDINDSIFSKTIIQLNMKLLRNTDVLYHTNE; via the exons ATGAGTGAGGATGGAGCGGCGCAAAACTTTCGTCTTGAATCATGGATGAGTGATCTACCAATACAGCTGAAGGATATACCAATAATCTACTTAGCCATACCTG GCAGTCATGACTCAATGACCTACGGCATCACAAAATCTAGTGGCCTAGCACCTGACGCTGAACCTATTCTTCATCGCTTGTACCCCTTATTCCGAGGTACGATCTTACGATGGACAATAACACAAGCTCTTGACACCAAGCAACAACTACTTATTGGCATTAg ATATTTAGACCTCAGGATTGCTACAAAATCTGGTGAAGACcatttttatttcacacatGGTGTTTACGCTGCTGAAATAACAGAGGCACTGAAGCAAGTCAAAGAGTTCGTTGATGAACATCCTGGAGag GTAGTGATACTTGACTGCCAACATTTCTATGGCTTCCAACCTGAAGACCACCAGAGACTGATGAGGCTCCTCCTCAATATGTATGGTCCCATATTGGTACCACGGCAGCTTGATTTGAAAGCTGTTACTCTGAATGCTCTACAACGACTAAAGCAGCAA GTGATTGTGGTGTACCGCCACGAGTCTGTGTACGCGACGGGCGAGTTCTGGCCGCCGCAGACGTTGCCGTCGCCGTGGCCGCGCCAGGACCGCGCGCCGGGGCTGCTCGCGTTCCTGGGCGCGCTGTGTCGGCACCCGAGCGCCGGCTTCGTGCACCAGGCCGTGCTCACGCCCACCCCGGCCTTCATCGTGCTCAG ATGGATATCAAGTCTCCGCGATAAATGCGCATTGCCAGTCATCAACGATGTGCTACCAAAATTATCTGATTTCTCTCCCGGACCCCCGGCACCGGACAACGAGACGTTCTCGCGGGCGCCCGTCAACGTAGTCATCGCAGACTTCGTTGACATCAATGACTCGATATTCTCAAAAACTATAATACAGTTGAACATGAAGTTGTTGAGAAACACAGATGTCCTTTATCACACCAACGAATAG